A genomic region of Planococcus kocurii contains the following coding sequences:
- a CDS encoding M20 metallopeptidase family protein — protein MLDKLFARYEELYPELVEIRRELHRNPEISNEEVETPKKIAAYLIELGLDVRTGVGGRGVVGYLKGGKPGKTIALRADFDALPIQDEKQVEYKSQVAGAMHACGHDLHTTTLLGVAKVLSEIKEEIPGTIVFLHQFAEETTPGGAQFMIEDGCLDGVDVVYGAHVMSHEPVGTAQVIEGYASSAQDDFYVEVQGVGGHGASPHMTVDALVTACQLVVNYQQIISRRVSPMRQAALTVGAIHSGSVTNIIPDTASLKGTVRTFDEETRDVIENAMQQVTASTCEAAGATVKFNYIRDCPSIFNDATETDRIREVAKWVLGTENVSDAEKMTGSEDFAFYQQVVPGTYFMVGGGNPQLNAVYPHHHPKFDVDELSIQHIGKIFIGGALNYLSDGEIKKDLKKNSVLL, from the coding sequence TTGCTTGATAAATTGTTTGCGCGTTACGAAGAGCTTTATCCAGAGTTAGTTGAAATTCGACGAGAACTGCATAGGAATCCTGAAATATCAAACGAAGAAGTAGAGACTCCGAAAAAAATAGCGGCATATTTAATCGAACTTGGGCTTGATGTACGAACAGGCGTAGGTGGACGGGGTGTTGTCGGGTATCTTAAAGGTGGGAAACCGGGAAAAACAATTGCTCTTCGTGCAGACTTTGATGCATTGCCAATTCAAGACGAAAAACAAGTCGAATACAAATCACAAGTAGCTGGAGCTATGCACGCGTGTGGACATGATCTACACACGACGACGCTGCTTGGAGTAGCGAAAGTGTTAAGTGAAATCAAAGAAGAGATACCAGGGACTATTGTGTTTTTGCATCAATTTGCTGAAGAAACAACTCCTGGTGGTGCACAATTTATGATAGAAGATGGCTGTCTTGACGGAGTAGATGTGGTTTATGGCGCTCATGTTATGTCACACGAACCAGTGGGTACCGCGCAAGTGATTGAAGGTTATGCGTCTTCAGCACAAGATGATTTTTACGTGGAAGTCCAAGGTGTTGGCGGACATGGTGCATCACCACATATGACGGTTGATGCGCTTGTTACAGCTTGTCAATTAGTCGTGAACTACCAGCAAATCATTAGCCGCCGTGTGAGTCCAATGCGTCAAGCTGCATTAACAGTAGGAGCTATTCATAGTGGGAGTGTAACGAATATCATTCCAGATACAGCTTCGTTAAAAGGGACAGTTCGAACATTTGACGAAGAGACGCGTGACGTGATTGAAAATGCTATGCAACAAGTAACAGCATCTACTTGTGAAGCAGCGGGAGCAACTGTGAAGTTCAACTACATTCGAGACTGTCCATCGATATTCAATGATGCGACCGAAACAGATCGCATTCGCGAAGTTGCAAAATGGGTATTAGGCACTGAGAATGTTAGTGATGCAGAAAAAATGACAGGCAGTGAAGATTTCGCTTTCTATCAACAAGTAGTGCCTGGCACCTACTTTATGGTTGGTGGAGGAAATCCTCAACTAAATGCCGTTTATCCTCACCATCATCCTAAGTTTGATGTGGATGAACTGTCCATTCAACATATCGGTAAAATTTTTATTGGTGGGGCATTGAATTATTTGTCAGATGGAGAAATAAAGAAGGACTTGAA
- a CDS encoding CdaR family transcriptional regulator produces the protein MITKQLAEEIVEQTMIRLNRNLNVMDTNGMILASGETERIEKIHEAAAQVAKSGETLWIKETDLAAWHGVKPGVNLPIYFQEKLVGVIGITGNPEELKEISTLVQLTTEMMVHQSLITSHIEWNRKRNELIFDELTSGNPLSAAVHERISQMRLDQNTSFITLLIEIKKSPSLSRRIIEQLESHFDGQTIVTGHSQLNEIFLLMKNDEPANLQQKLTTLLQILQQTALVRMGVGVTVSSILDTRTSYLAAKNALDFGKPDQSLVYFEDVELIALLKHNPHVELENFTNRILVDLNDSLCQTLVMYFICNKNSAETADCLKVHRHTLSYRLKKIYDATGLDPTNFQDAVVLHLALTLRD, from the coding sequence ATGATTACAAAACAGCTGGCGGAGGAAATTGTAGAACAAACCATGATCCGATTAAACCGCAACTTAAACGTTATGGATACCAACGGCATGATTTTGGCTTCAGGAGAAACCGAGCGGATTGAAAAAATTCATGAGGCCGCAGCTCAAGTCGCTAAAAGCGGTGAAACCTTGTGGATTAAAGAAACGGATTTAGCAGCTTGGCATGGCGTCAAACCCGGCGTCAACTTACCGATTTATTTTCAAGAAAAACTTGTGGGGGTCATCGGGATTACAGGTAACCCAGAAGAGCTCAAAGAAATCTCGACGCTCGTTCAATTGACGACAGAAATGATGGTCCATCAATCACTGATTACCTCTCATATTGAATGGAATCGTAAGCGCAATGAATTGATTTTTGATGAACTGACCAGTGGCAATCCTTTGTCTGCCGCTGTCCATGAACGGATTTCACAAATGAGACTCGACCAAAACACGTCATTTATCACGCTATTAATTGAAATAAAAAAATCTCCTTCACTTTCTCGCAGAATTATCGAACAGCTCGAAAGCCATTTCGATGGTCAAACGATTGTTACGGGTCACTCGCAACTAAACGAAATCTTCCTATTGATGAAGAACGATGAACCGGCAAACCTTCAACAAAAATTAACTACCCTGCTCCAAATACTGCAACAAACGGCACTCGTTAGAATGGGTGTCGGCGTAACAGTCAGTAGCATTCTGGATACCCGAACTTCTTATCTCGCGGCAAAAAACGCATTGGATTTCGGAAAGCCTGATCAGTCGCTCGTTTATTTTGAAGACGTGGAATTGATAGCGCTATTAAAACATAATCCGCATGTCGAGCTCGAAAATTTTACCAATAGAATACTAGTAGATTTGAACGATTCCTTATGCCAAACACTGGTTATGTACTTTATCTGCAACAAAAACAGCGCAGAAACCGCTGACTGCTTAAAAGTTCACCGCCATACTTTGAGTTACCGGCTAAAAAAAATCTATGATGCAACCGGATTAGATCCGACTAATTTTCAAGACGCAGTTGTACTACATTTGGCACTGACGTTGCGGGATTGA
- a CDS encoding glycerate kinase, which produces MKIIVAPDSFKGSLSATTAAQAMAEAIQELGREIEVVLLPAADGGEGTMTAMVEATGGKLITHDVEDPLGRRITARYGILGDDQICVIEIAEASGLTLLKIEQRNPFKTSSFGTGELICHALDAGFRSFIIGLGGSATNDGGAGMLEALGMTFLDRSGQRLRRGGGALGELAEIDRSHFDPRIAESTFLIACDVENVLIGEQGASAVFGPQKGASPEAVEQLDSNLQNFGDVVERLTGTALHHKKGAGAAGGAGGAMQAFFAGNMQRGVDVVLEAIAFQNHLETVDLIVTGEGKSDSQTLSGKTPLGIAEAAKRTGTPVILISGMVEPESTELLEPYFTEIHSIVSDTVSAERAVADAYNQLKIKTKTVVKNYIENQKGC; this is translated from the coding sequence TTGAAAATTATAGTAGCACCCGATTCATTTAAAGGCAGTTTGTCTGCTACAACAGCCGCACAAGCAATGGCAGAAGCCATACAGGAACTGGGTCGTGAGATAGAAGTCGTCTTGCTACCGGCAGCAGACGGCGGGGAAGGAACGATGACGGCCATGGTCGAGGCGACAGGTGGCAAATTGATCACGCACGACGTCGAGGATCCGCTTGGCCGTAGAATTACCGCTCGTTACGGAATTCTTGGTGACGATCAAATATGCGTTATCGAAATCGCAGAAGCTTCTGGACTGACCTTATTGAAAATAGAGCAACGAAATCCGTTCAAGACTTCGTCATTCGGTACAGGAGAACTGATCTGTCACGCTTTAGATGCTGGTTTCCGAAGCTTTATCATTGGACTTGGCGGCAGTGCTACCAATGACGGAGGAGCAGGAATGCTAGAAGCTCTTGGTATGACTTTTCTAGACCGCAGTGGGCAACGTTTAAGAAGGGGTGGGGGCGCACTCGGTGAACTTGCTGAAATTGATCGTAGTCATTTTGATCCGCGCATTGCGGAAAGTACGTTTCTAATTGCCTGCGACGTAGAGAATGTCTTAATCGGTGAACAAGGAGCTTCTGCAGTATTCGGTCCACAAAAAGGAGCGTCTCCAGAAGCAGTCGAGCAACTCGATAGCAATCTACAAAATTTTGGAGATGTTGTCGAGCGACTTACTGGAACGGCACTTCATCATAAAAAAGGTGCCGGTGCAGCAGGTGGTGCTGGTGGCGCGATGCAAGCGTTTTTTGCAGGTAATATGCAGCGTGGTGTTGATGTCGTACTTGAAGCGATTGCATTTCAAAATCATTTGGAAACGGTCGATTTGATTGTGACCGGAGAAGGGAAAAGTGATAGTCAAACTTTATCGGGAAAAACCCCTTTAGGGATTGCTGAAGCTGCAAAAAGAACGGGGACTCCAGTGATTTTAATTTCGGGGATGGTTGAACCGGAAAGTACAGAGTTACTAGAGCCTTATTTCACCGAAATTCACTCGATTGTCAGTGACACCGTATCGGCAGAACGAGCGGTAGCCGATGCCTATAACCAATTGAAAATAAAAACCAAAACAGTCGTTAAAAACTATATAGAAAACCAAAAGGGGTGTTAA
- a CDS encoding helix-turn-helix domain-containing protein — MTKLTENLKSLRLQNKLSHQIVAEHLKITKAVYGKFEVGTTEPPLRLMIKLADLYSISLDDLVGREFAANGQIINQLLMKKEMTKEINVLVKQLGNQFIQSKEADIVKRLKQKFDLN, encoded by the coding sequence ATGACAAAACTAACTGAGAACCTAAAATCACTTCGCTTACAGAACAAATTGTCACATCAAATCGTTGCAGAGCATTTAAAGATTACTAAAGCAGTTTATGGGAAATTTGAGGTGGGTACTACAGAACCACCTCTGAGATTAATGATCAAACTAGCTGATCTATATAGTATTTCTTTAGACGATTTAGTTGGTAGAGAGTTTGCAGCTAATGGTCAAATAATTAACCAATTGTTAATGAAGAAAGAAATGACTAAAGAGATTAATGTCCTAGTGAAACAATTAGGTAACCAATTTATTCAAAGCAAAGAAGCAGACATTGTGAAAAGGTTGAAGCAGAAGTTTGATTTGAATTGA
- the nadX gene encoding aspartate dehydrogenase → MKIGIIGTGNIASFLLEQVNSNQMIEGKIIAIFGRNQEVGSHLSEQFGVDFHTDIHEFLEIPLDIVVEAATIEVAGLYAKEVVTCKKDLVVSSIGVFKDSDFLEEVDRLAESVGTQVFLPSGAIGGLDVLQSAKATGGLNQVRITTRKSPASLGIEASEEKVIFEGSAYQAVEKFPKNVNVAMTLALAGIGVEKTIVRVIVDPKVVRNTHTIEAIGDFGRMELKVENNPMPNNPKTSLLAALSIVAVLQNKDKALRIGN, encoded by the coding sequence ATGAAAATCGGAATTATTGGAACAGGTAACATTGCTTCATTTCTACTAGAACAGGTAAACAGTAATCAGATGATCGAAGGGAAAATCATAGCCATTTTTGGCCGCAATCAAGAAGTAGGTTCACACTTGAGCGAGCAATTTGGTGTGGACTTTCATACAGACATTCACGAATTTTTAGAAATACCACTCGATATCGTGGTAGAGGCAGCGACGATAGAAGTGGCGGGTCTATATGCAAAAGAAGTAGTGACTTGTAAGAAAGACCTTGTTGTTAGTAGCATTGGCGTGTTCAAAGATAGCGATTTTTTAGAGGAAGTGGATCGATTAGCTGAGTCTGTAGGCACGCAAGTTTTCTTGCCATCTGGCGCAATTGGCGGATTAGACGTATTGCAATCGGCTAAAGCAACTGGAGGCTTAAACCAAGTTCGAATCACGACACGAAAATCACCAGCATCTCTTGGTATCGAAGCCAGTGAAGAGAAAGTGATATTTGAAGGCTCTGCTTATCAAGCTGTCGAGAAATTCCCGAAAAATGTTAATGTCGCAATGACGCTGGCACTTGCTGGAATTGGCGTTGAGAAAACCATCGTACGGGTTATCGTCGATCCGAAAGTTGTACGAAATACCCACACCATTGAAGCGATAGGGGATTTTGGACGCATGGAACTAAAAGTAGAAAATAATCCGATGCCAAACAATCCGAAGACCAGTCTTCTTGCAGCATTGAGTATTGTGGCAGTATTGCAGAACAAAGACAAGGCGTTACGGATTGGGAATTGA
- a CDS encoding restriction endonuclease, with product MARKKKKDNLSELLMAVLMLSSAITFVYTQSLTATVAVFAVGFVGMLAIVKTIQNNKQKKLNASGILQVDAMSGAEFEEFLRLRYKAEGYAVRKTPYTGDYGADLILEKGSQKIAVQAKRYKSNVGIKAVQEISAAKLHYGANEAWVVTNSFFTKAAAELARSNKVKLVNRDELVEILLAKKVG from the coding sequence ATGGCCAGAAAGAAAAAGAAAGATAATCTATCAGAACTGCTAATGGCAGTTTTAATGCTTAGTAGCGCAATCACATTTGTTTACACACAGTCACTCACAGCAACGGTCGCTGTATTTGCTGTCGGCTTTGTTGGCATGCTAGCAATCGTAAAGACCATTCAAAACAATAAGCAGAAGAAATTAAATGCGTCAGGTATTTTGCAAGTGGATGCAATGTCGGGGGCAGAATTTGAAGAGTTTCTGCGTCTCCGTTACAAGGCTGAAGGATATGCAGTTCGTAAAACGCCTTATACGGGCGATTACGGGGCAGACCTTATTTTGGAAAAAGGATCGCAAAAAATTGCTGTGCAGGCAAAGCGATATAAAAGTAATGTTGGCATCAAAGCCGTGCAAGAAATTTCCGCAGCAAAACTGCATTACGGAGCAAATGAAGCATGGGTGGTTACCAATAGTTTTTTCACAAAAGCGGCAGCGGAACTAGCGCGAAGCAATAAAGTGAAATTAGTAAATCGCGATGAATTGGTAGAGATTCTATTGGCAAAGAAGGTAGGATAG
- a CDS encoding YfcC family protein translates to MTIVTDATTKEKKKKEAIHPFNILFIVILFMAILTYFVPAGEYERLTNDAGQTIVVDGSYAQIDSNPAGFLTVFQAIHKGMVQSAPIIFFIFIVGGAFHVFRDTKAIEGAFASLSAKTKGKEMIMIPIVMIFFGIGGATIGMFEEAFPFVMIMVPLAMILGYDSMVGLAMVLIGVSAGFTAAFMNPFTVGVAQGLAELPLFSGMLPRVGFWLVYMAAAIIFVMLYANKVKKDPTKSIVYEVDQAREIDRNMMGMEKITKRQVAVLSVLGLTLVVLAYSVIQFGWYIGEISALFIIMALVMGLVYGMGFNKITKSFVKGCEEMATGALIVGLAYAAVVILQESFIIDTILYSISSLISTIPASLSAGAMFITQALLNIAVASGSGQAALSMPIMVPLSDLIGVSRQTAVLAFQMGDGITNMFSPTNGLLFAALAMAGIPILKWFKWVWPLILVQAVLSLIFVTVAHFFIWPV, encoded by the coding sequence ATGACGATCGTTACTGACGCAACAACGAAAGAGAAAAAGAAAAAAGAGGCAATTCACCCGTTTAATATTTTATTCATTGTTATTTTGTTTATGGCTATTTTGACTTATTTTGTTCCAGCAGGTGAATATGAACGATTAACAAACGATGCTGGGCAAACGATCGTTGTTGACGGATCGTATGCACAAATCGATTCAAACCCAGCAGGATTTTTAACTGTGTTTCAAGCCATTCATAAAGGAATGGTGCAAAGTGCACCGATTATTTTCTTTATCTTTATTGTAGGTGGGGCATTCCATGTGTTCCGTGACACAAAAGCAATCGAAGGTGCGTTTGCCAGTTTGTCTGCGAAGACAAAAGGAAAAGAAATGATCATGATTCCAATTGTAATGATTTTCTTCGGCATAGGTGGTGCAACAATTGGAATGTTCGAAGAAGCATTTCCATTTGTCATGATTATGGTGCCACTTGCTATGATTTTAGGCTATGACTCAATGGTCGGACTTGCTATGGTGTTGATTGGTGTATCGGCTGGATTTACCGCTGCATTTATGAACCCCTTCACTGTTGGAGTTGCTCAAGGATTAGCTGAACTACCACTATTTTCTGGCATGTTACCACGTGTCGGTTTTTGGCTCGTCTATATGGCTGCAGCGATCATTTTTGTCATGTTGTATGCAAATAAAGTGAAAAAAGATCCAACCAAAAGTATTGTTTACGAAGTAGACCAAGCGCGTGAAATTGACCGGAACATGATGGGGATGGAGAAAATCACTAAAAGACAAGTTGCAGTTCTTAGCGTACTGGGTCTGACACTTGTGGTTTTAGCGTATTCCGTTATTCAATTTGGCTGGTATATTGGTGAAATTTCCGCGCTCTTTATTATTATGGCGTTAGTGATGGGTCTTGTTTATGGAATGGGCTTCAACAAAATCACCAAGTCATTTGTCAAAGGCTGCGAAGAAATGGCAACTGGGGCCTTAATTGTGGGTCTCGCTTATGCTGCCGTTGTCATTCTTCAAGAAAGTTTCATCATTGATACAATTCTCTATAGTATTTCAAGCTTGATCTCTACTATTCCAGCGAGTTTGAGTGCTGGGGCAATGTTTATTACACAAGCGCTGTTGAATATTGCAGTAGCTTCAGGCAGTGGCCAAGCGGCGCTTAGTATGCCGATTATGGTACCTCTCTCAGATTTGATTGGCGTTAGTCGTCAAACTGCGGTCTTAGCTTTCCAAATGGGGGATGGCATTACGAATATGTTTTCTCCAACGAACGGCTTGTTGTTTGCAGCGCTTGCTATGGCAGGAATACCAATTCTTAAATGGTTTAAATGGGTATGGCCTTTAATCTTAGTACAAGCAGTATTGAGCCTGATTTTCGTAACTGTAGCTCATTTCTTTATCTGGCCGGTGTAA
- a CDS encoding GntP family permease yields MLFFVIALSVILVVLLTAVFKVHPFLSLLIGAFFMGIASGMPLADVVLNVNEGFGGLMTNIGIVIVAGTIIGVILEKSGAAYRMAEVVLRLIGEKRPQLAMSIIGFIVSIPVFCDSGFIILSSLRKALARRAKVSMASMSVALATGLYATHTLVPPTPGPIAAAGNLGAENYLGTIILIGLVVAIPAAVVGYLWAVKVAAKIEVPDDTLEDGELSYEEVIKSFGKMPSTFKAFLPIVLPLVLIGAGSVAGILGGDGGLTSLLKFLGSPTVALLFGVLAALLLLPKWNEETLSGWIGEGIVGAAPILLITGAGGAFGRVISNSGVADLIAGMDMTALAGGSLFLLIPFIIAAALKTAQGSSTAALVITSTLMAPLLPTLGIEGAVPLALVVMAIGAGAMTVSHVNDSFFWVITQFTGMKVTEAYKAQTMATLLQGVTTIVFTMILWTILV; encoded by the coding sequence ATGTTGTTTTTCGTTATTGCGTTAAGTGTCATCTTGGTTGTGTTGTTAACTGCTGTATTCAAAGTTCATCCGTTCTTATCGTTATTAATCGGCGCATTTTTTATGGGCATCGCGTCCGGTATGCCGCTAGCTGACGTTGTACTGAACGTTAACGAAGGCTTTGGCGGGTTGATGACCAATATCGGGATTGTCATTGTTGCCGGAACAATTATCGGTGTTATTTTAGAGAAATCCGGTGCAGCTTACCGGATGGCAGAAGTGGTATTGCGTTTGATTGGTGAAAAGCGACCGCAACTAGCGATGTCGATTATTGGCTTTATCGTATCAATTCCTGTGTTTTGTGATTCTGGATTTATTATTTTATCGAGTTTACGAAAAGCCTTAGCAAGACGTGCGAAAGTATCCATGGCTTCGATGTCAGTGGCGCTCGCAACTGGTTTATACGCAACCCATACTTTGGTACCGCCAACACCAGGACCAATTGCTGCAGCTGGTAACTTAGGTGCTGAAAATTACTTAGGGACAATTATCTTAATCGGTTTAGTCGTCGCAATTCCAGCAGCAGTTGTCGGGTATCTTTGGGCTGTTAAAGTCGCTGCCAAAATCGAAGTGCCTGATGATACTTTAGAAGACGGCGAATTGAGCTACGAAGAAGTCATTAAATCATTTGGGAAAATGCCTTCTACATTTAAAGCCTTCTTGCCGATTGTTCTACCATTGGTATTGATCGGAGCAGGGTCTGTTGCCGGTATTCTTGGTGGTGATGGTGGGCTGACAAGTTTATTGAAATTTTTAGGATCACCAACAGTGGCGCTATTATTTGGTGTCTTAGCAGCGCTCTTATTACTGCCAAAATGGAACGAAGAAACCTTATCTGGGTGGATTGGCGAAGGAATCGTCGGTGCAGCACCTATTCTATTAATTACTGGAGCAGGTGGCGCATTCGGACGAGTTATTAGCAATTCAGGTGTGGCAGATTTGATAGCGGGAATGGACATGACAGCACTTGCTGGTGGCTCGTTGTTCTTACTCATTCCATTCATTATTGCAGCGGCATTAAAAACCGCTCAAGGTTCTTCAACAGCAGCACTGGTTATCACGTCAACGTTGATGGCACCGCTGTTGCCGACGCTCGGCATCGAAGGCGCAGTACCACTGGCGCTTGTCGTGATGGCGATTGGGGCAGGCGCAATGACAGTGAGTCATGTTAACGATAGCTTTTTCTGGGTTATCACACAGTTTACAGGCATGAAAGTAACGGAAGCCTACAAAGCGCAAACAATGGCGACTTTGTTGCAAGGTGTAACGACGATTGTCTTCACGATGATCTTGTGGACAATTTTAGTTTGA